A window of the Limanda limanda chromosome 8, fLimLim1.1, whole genome shotgun sequence genome harbors these coding sequences:
- the LOC133009414 gene encoding C-C motif chemokine 4-like codes for MAAARLCLSVLVLMLAAITLSEGLRGSGPKKCCFRFIKKQPEVSVVGYRKTSQRCSKQAVLLETENGRELCARPSDSWVLETINNLNAKPKPGEASNL; via the exons ATGGCTGCTGCTCGTCTGTGTCTGTCGGTGTTGGTGCTGATGCTGGCTGCCATTACTCTGAGCGAAG GTCTGCGTGGTTCTGGCCCAAAGAAGTGCTGCTTTCGTTTCATCAAGAAGCAGCCTGAGGTCAGCGTGGTCGGCTACAGGAAGACTAGCCAGCGGTGTTCCAAACAGGCCGTCTT GTTGGAGACAGAGAACGGACGTGAGCTGTGTGCCAGACCTTCAGACTCATGGGTGTTAGAGACCATCAACAACCTGAACGCCAAACCCAAGCCAGGAGAGGCATCCAACCTGTAG